Proteins found in one Methanothermobacter thermautotrophicus genomic segment:
- the cdhD gene encoding CO dehydrogenase/acetyl-CoA synthase subunit delta: MDKLTELLKLLQNTESIEIKEFRMDVEELELYLIPAVQQAMQKTVEMREAVEALPEEEFNPPIRSYPGEVAQVKLGEGTRKSVYLGGQKALYRFEEPQPNPPVVTFDVFDIPMPGLPRPIREHFSDVMEDPGDWARKAVKEYGANMVTIHLIGTGPKVMDKSPREAAKDIEEVLQAVDVPLVIGGSGDPEKDPLVLEKAAEAAEGERCLLASANLDLDYRKVARAALDYNHAVLSWAITDVNMQKTLNRYLLKEGLNREDIVMDPTTCALGYGIEFSIDVITRTRLAALKGDSDLQMPMSSGTTNAWGSREAWMKKDEWGPTDYRGPLWEIVTGLTMMLSGVDIFMMLHPTSVRLLREIGETFTREYMTAETPDLKEWITELEYQEV, encoded by the coding sequence ATGGATAAACTAACGGAACTTCTGAAACTACTCCAGAACACGGAGTCCATCGAGATAAAAGAGTTCAGGATGGATGTTGAGGAACTGGAACTCTACCTGATTCCTGCAGTCCAGCAGGCCATGCAGAAAACAGTTGAGATGAGGGAGGCAGTGGAGGCTCTGCCTGAGGAGGAGTTCAACCCCCCCATAAGGTCATATCCTGGTGAGGTTGCCCAGGTGAAGCTTGGGGAGGGCACCCGGAAAAGTGTTTACCTGGGCGGGCAGAAGGCCCTCTACAGGTTTGAGGAGCCACAACCCAACCCGCCGGTTGTCACATTCGACGTATTTGACATACCCATGCCTGGCCTCCCGAGGCCAATAAGGGAGCACTTCAGTGACGTCATGGAGGACCCGGGGGACTGGGCACGTAAGGCTGTGAAGGAATACGGAGCCAACATGGTCACAATACACCTCATAGGGACCGGTCCAAAGGTCATGGACAAATCCCCCCGGGAGGCAGCAAAGGATATTGAGGAGGTCCTCCAGGCAGTGGATGTCCCCCTGGTGATAGGGGGGTCCGGGGACCCTGAAAAGGACCCCCTGGTCCTTGAAAAGGCTGCCGAGGCAGCTGAAGGTGAAAGGTGCCTACTAGCATCTGCCAACCTTGACCTGGACTACCGGAAGGTTGCAAGGGCAGCCCTTGACTACAACCATGCAGTTCTCTCATGGGCCATCACAGATGTCAACATGCAGAAGACCCTTAACCGTTACCTCCTGAAGGAGGGACTTAACCGTGAGGACATAGTCATGGACCCCACGACATGCGCCCTGGGTTACGGTATAGAATTCTCAATAGACGTCATCACAAGGACACGCCTCGCAGCCCTCAAGGGGGATTCTGACCTCCAGATGCCGATGTCCTCAGGTACCACAAACGCCTGGGGTTCAAGGGAGGCCTGGATGAAGAAGGATGAATGGGGCCCAACAGACTACAGGGGTCCCCTCTGGGAAATCGTAACAGGACTTACCATGATGCTCTCAGGTGTGGACATATTCATGATGCTGCACCCCACCTCAGTGAGGCTGCTGAGGGAGATAGGTGAAACCTTCACAAGGGAGTACATGACAGCAGAGACACCCGATCTGAAGGAATGGATAACTGAACTCGAATACCAGGAGGTTTAA
- the cdhC gene encoding CO dehydrogenase/CO-methylating acetyl-CoA synthase complex subunit beta, with the protein MFEDIPVDVSPMHEGERIRSANMFVELAGPKSIGAELVQVKDEVEDGKVEVRGPEIDEMEQGQVYPFAISVEIAGSELEEELESVIERRLHELCNYVKGFMHLNQRDQIWCRVSTEAKDAGFRLEHLGKALSVLFREEFPIIESIAVTLMTDETAVQEFLETAREKYEIRDSRARELSDEDVDVFYGCLMCQSFAPTHVCVVTPDRTALCGAINWFDCRAAYKMDPDGPIFEIEKGEVLDPERGEYANVNAAVAENSQGTTERVYLHSVFGYPHTSCGCFEAVAFYIPELDGIGIVNRDFRGETPLGIPFSAMAGQCSGGKQVEGFSGLSLEYMRSPKFLQADGGYHRVIWMPRELKESVLEFIPEDVRDKIATEEDATSIKDLRRFLRENGHPVLERAAVEETEPEEEAAEEAYHEETPIPEGVPVMAAPEMTLPAAGGFRVVLKNAKIYAEKVIIKRK; encoded by the coding sequence ATGTTTGAAGACATACCAGTTGATGTAAGTCCCATGCATGAGGGGGAGAGGATAAGATCAGCCAACATGTTCGTTGAACTGGCAGGTCCCAAGTCCATCGGAGCAGAACTGGTCCAGGTTAAGGACGAGGTTGAGGATGGAAAGGTGGAGGTCAGGGGGCCCGAAATAGATGAAATGGAACAGGGCCAGGTGTACCCCTTCGCCATAAGTGTTGAGATAGCTGGCAGTGAACTCGAGGAGGAACTTGAAAGCGTCATCGAGAGGAGGCTCCATGAGCTCTGCAACTATGTTAAGGGATTCATGCACCTCAACCAGAGGGACCAGATATGGTGCCGTGTGAGCACAGAGGCAAAGGACGCAGGCTTCAGGCTCGAACACCTCGGAAAGGCACTCTCAGTCCTCTTCAGGGAGGAGTTCCCCATAATAGAATCAATAGCAGTAACACTCATGACAGATGAGACAGCAGTCCAGGAATTCCTTGAGACAGCAAGGGAGAAGTATGAGATAAGGGATTCAAGGGCAAGGGAGCTTTCAGATGAGGACGTTGACGTCTTCTACGGATGTCTCATGTGCCAGTCCTTTGCACCGACACATGTATGTGTGGTAACACCGGACAGAACAGCCCTCTGCGGCGCCATAAACTGGTTCGACTGCCGTGCAGCATACAAGATGGACCCTGATGGCCCAATATTTGAAATTGAAAAGGGCGAAGTTTTGGACCCTGAGAGGGGAGAGTATGCAAATGTTAACGCAGCGGTTGCAGAAAATTCTCAGGGCACAACAGAGAGGGTATACCTCCACAGCGTATTCGGCTACCCCCACACGTCCTGCGGATGCTTCGAGGCGGTGGCATTCTACATACCTGAACTTGACGGTATAGGCATCGTTAACAGGGACTTCAGGGGAGAGACACCCCTCGGGATACCATTCTCAGCAATGGCCGGGCAGTGCTCAGGAGGAAAACAGGTTGAAGGATTTTCAGGTCTCAGTCTTGAATACATGAGGTCACCCAAGTTCCTCCAGGCAGACGGGGGATACCACAGAGTGATCTGGATGCCCCGGGAACTCAAGGAGTCTGTCCTGGAATTCATCCCTGAGGACGTCAGGGATAAGATTGCGACGGAGGAGGACGCTACATCAATAAAGGATCTCAGAAGATTCCTGAGGGAGAATGGCCATCCTGTCCTTGAAAGGGCGGCCGTTGAAGAAACTGAACCCGAAGAAGAAGCGGCTGAAGAAGCATATCATGAGGAGACTCCCATTCCAGAGGGGGTCCCTGTAATGGCGGCACCTGAGATGACCCTCCCTGCAGCAGGAGGATTCAGGGTAGTGCTCAAGAATGCAAAGATCTACGCCGAGAAGGTAATAATAAAACGCAAATAA
- the acsC gene encoding acetyl-CoA decarbonylase/synthase complex subunit gamma — translation MQVTAMDVYRLLPKTNCGKCNEASCMAFATKLIEKEVTPDDCPQLSGDEKQKLEDLLAPAVKEITFGPEENPVVVGGDEVLYRYELTYYNPTALVVDLPDDLPSEELLNRAQRIMDLEFERTGEKLTLDAIALRNKSGSPEKFAEAAEAISQLNFPVVLCTFDAEAMRKALEVLGDQRPLLYAAREDNLQEMADLSVSYGCPLVLFSPGDLEEMKNLSRRLRSMGVTEIVLDPGTFTGEGIGDTIDNFVMIRRLAVEDRDEDFRFPIMGIPALSRLTVSDKIEANIREATVAATLMNRYADILILAGTEIWEIMPVLTLRQGLYTDPRKPQAVDPGVYEFGDVDENSPVILTTNFALTYYTVEGDLKSGDVTAYLLVLDTEGRAVDVSLAGGQLNGPAVADLIKETGIEERVRDKVMIIPGLAAPASGEIEDDTGWKVLVGPRDSSGIPDYLEKLASE, via the coding sequence TTGCAGGTCACTGCCATGGATGTATACCGTTTACTTCCAAAAACAAACTGTGGTAAATGCAATGAGGCCTCATGCATGGCATTTGCCACTAAACTCATAGAAAAGGAGGTCACACCTGACGACTGCCCACAGCTAAGTGGAGATGAAAAACAGAAACTGGAGGACCTTCTGGCCCCTGCCGTGAAGGAAATCACCTTCGGGCCAGAGGAGAATCCAGTGGTTGTGGGTGGTGATGAGGTCCTCTACAGGTATGAACTCACATACTACAACCCCACCGCCCTCGTGGTTGATCTTCCAGACGATCTACCATCAGAGGAGCTCCTTAATAGAGCTCAGAGGATCATGGATCTGGAGTTTGAGCGTACCGGTGAAAAACTCACTCTCGATGCTATAGCACTCAGGAACAAATCAGGAAGCCCTGAAAAATTTGCAGAGGCAGCAGAAGCCATCAGTCAACTCAACTTCCCTGTGGTCCTGTGCACCTTCGATGCTGAGGCAATGAGGAAGGCCCTCGAGGTTCTGGGTGATCAGAGACCGCTACTCTACGCCGCCAGGGAGGACAACCTCCAGGAAATGGCGGATCTTTCAGTTTCATACGGGTGTCCCCTTGTGCTTTTCTCACCAGGCGACCTCGAGGAGATGAAGAACCTTTCAAGGAGACTCAGGTCCATGGGGGTCACGGAAATTGTCCTTGACCCTGGCACGTTCACCGGGGAGGGGATAGGTGACACCATAGACAACTTTGTCATGATAAGGCGTCTTGCAGTTGAGGACAGGGACGAGGACTTCCGCTTCCCCATCATGGGTATACCCGCACTCTCAAGGCTCACAGTATCCGATAAAATCGAGGCAAACATAAGGGAGGCCACAGTTGCAGCCACCCTCATGAACAGGTACGCTGACATCCTCATACTCGCAGGGACAGAGATATGGGAGATCATGCCTGTCCTTACACTGAGACAGGGCCTGTACACAGACCCAAGGAAGCCCCAGGCAGTTGATCCTGGTGTCTATGAATTCGGTGATGTTGATGAGAACTCCCCTGTTATACTCACAACCAACTTCGCACTCACCTACTACACGGTTGAGGGGGACCTCAAGTCAGGTGATGTTACGGCGTACCTCCTCGTACTTGATACAGAGGGCAGGGCTGTGGACGTTTCACTGGCTGGTGGACAGCTCAATGGCCCGGCCGTGGCTGACCTCATAAAGGAAACAGGTATAGAGGAGCGGGTCAGGGATAAGGTTATGATAATTCCTGGACTTGCAGCCCCTGCAAGCGGTGAGATAGAGGATGATACCGGCTGGAAGGTCCTTGTTGGACCAAGGGACTCCTCTGGAATACCTGACTACCTTGAAAAACTTGCATCAGAGTGA
- a CDS encoding NAD(P)/FAD-dependent oxidoreductase: protein MLERKSFDKYLALRAAEAGADVLTMSMAKDLIFREGSVGGVVFRCPDGVQEVECGMVIAADGVQSSIARKAGLETGFRPGEICSCVQYEAAGLDVDPETMEFYFGSRFAPSGYLWVFPKGEGRANVGLGVRRKNCSERGPLSYLNRFMEDRGFKRIEFNAGAVPVCGPVKRTFTDGLLVVGDAAGQVDPLTGGGIHVAAECAKIAGEVAAEAIESGRVDGKFLSRYEIRWRKKVGKNLERSLRFRKILDGLSDEELDSLLRSLEGKDLSSISKISLLRILKNYPSILRTLRDML, encoded by the coding sequence ATCCTTGAAAGAAAGTCCTTCGACAAGTACCTTGCACTCAGGGCCGCTGAAGCCGGCGCCGATGTGCTTACAATGTCCATGGCAAAGGATCTCATATTCCGGGAGGGCTCAGTAGGGGGTGTTGTGTTCAGGTGCCCCGATGGAGTCCAGGAGGTTGAATGTGGAATGGTTATTGCTGCAGACGGTGTGCAGTCCAGCATCGCCAGAAAGGCAGGCCTTGAAACAGGTTTCAGACCAGGCGAAATCTGCTCCTGTGTCCAGTATGAGGCTGCAGGGCTGGATGTTGACCCTGAAACCATGGAGTTCTACTTCGGGAGCCGTTTTGCACCATCAGGTTACCTCTGGGTGTTCCCCAAGGGCGAAGGAAGGGCGAATGTGGGCCTTGGAGTACGGAGAAAAAACTGCTCAGAGAGGGGTCCCCTCAGCTACCTTAACAGGTTCATGGAGGATCGGGGATTTAAGAGGATAGAATTCAATGCAGGAGCTGTGCCTGTCTGTGGACCCGTTAAGAGGACCTTCACAGATGGTCTCCTGGTGGTTGGGGATGCTGCTGGACAGGTTGACCCCCTCACCGGTGGCGGGATACACGTTGCAGCTGAATGCGCAAAAATCGCAGGTGAGGTTGCCGCCGAAGCCATCGAATCTGGAAGGGTCGATGGGAAATTCCTCTCAAGGTATGAAATTAGATGGCGCAAAAAGGTCGGTAAAAACCTTGAAAGGTCACTTAGATTCAGGAAGATCCTTGATGGGCTCAGTGATGAGGAACTTGATTCACTGCTGAGATCCCTTGAGGGCAAAGATTTAAGTTCAATTTCAAAGATATCCCTTCTGAGGATTTTAAAGAACTACCCTTCAATCTTAAGAACCCTCAGAGATATGCTCTAA
- a CDS encoding AAA family ATPase — MIIAVSGKGGTGKTMFSASLIRILASTGADVLAIDADPDSNLPEALGVPVSGTVGDVREQLKRDTAAGRIPPSANKWDMLDYRIMESITETSDFDLLVMGRPEGSGCYCAVNTMLRRIIENIAENYDYIVIDTEAGLEHLSRRTTQNVDVMIVVTDPSKRGILTARRIVELSQELEIKFRRVFLVLNRVREGDLDRLELDDDLEVIGVIPEDPLVSSYDMEGRPLYELPEDSESFRAIKKVAEKILSL, encoded by the coding sequence GTGATAATAGCAGTAAGTGGCAAGGGCGGTACGGGAAAAACGATGTTTTCAGCTTCCCTCATAAGAATCCTGGCATCAACGGGTGCAGATGTGCTTGCGATAGACGCTGACCCTGATTCAAACCTCCCTGAGGCCCTGGGAGTTCCGGTCAGCGGCACCGTGGGTGATGTCAGGGAACAGCTGAAGAGGGACACAGCTGCAGGCAGGATACCCCCCTCAGCAAACAAGTGGGACATGCTAGACTACAGGATAATGGAGTCAATAACTGAAACCAGTGACTTTGACCTCCTTGTCATGGGCCGACCAGAGGGGAGCGGCTGCTACTGTGCAGTCAACACCATGCTGCGCAGGATAATCGAGAACATAGCAGAGAACTATGATTACATAGTCATAGATACCGAGGCAGGCCTTGAACACCTCAGCCGTAGGACAACCCAGAACGTTGACGTGATGATAGTTGTAACCGACCCATCAAAGAGGGGGATACTCACAGCAAGGAGGATAGTGGAACTCTCACAGGAACTTGAGATAAAATTCAGGAGGGTCTTCCTGGTCCTCAACAGGGTAAGGGAGGGGGACCTTGACAGGCTGGAACTGGATGATGACCTTGAGGTCATAGGTGTCATACCGGAGGACCCCCTGGTATCCAGTTACGATATGGAGGGCAGACCACTCTATGAGTTACCTGAAGACTCTGAATCATTCAGGGCCATAAAAAAGGTTGCAGAGAAGATTTTAAGTTTATAG
- a CDS encoding HEAT repeat domain-containing protein produces MIEFTDKIKGLLTSNDVSGLIEALKDHEFTVRREAALALERIADDRSTDALMDALRYEEWQREYPILAGVRAAAARALGKIGNPSALEPLLGALDDPDDEVKIAAIRSLSGFPSEESIRAIERFVDHPSEDIRRVTIESLAELDHELGLRYAARALDDSSWMVRKAAAKVMRKFGDIRCLQVLLNNLNDPDTEVRHHILLAVVKMGEYAVEPLLDKLSDPQWQTRAMVVEALGEIGSRRAVSRLKGMLAGRGRDENRYVRGKVAEALGRIGDPESLEALHMALKDPYLFVRRKARQAIDILDVEPDLEKFDDGEISFRYPRFWNLFETHAGDRLIDAWTDNLKIAIKRRRAEGLNADEFSEIILEVLNMRGFLNISRSNITVDSEHGYMLRGDTKNERILTFIFKKGGYIYYIYFRGPIEEMEESYKYIRVFMNTLHIKI; encoded by the coding sequence GTGATTGAATTCACCGATAAGATCAAGGGTCTTCTGACTTCAAATGATGTTTCCGGCCTCATAGAGGCCCTCAAAGATCATGAATTCACTGTTAGAAGGGAGGCCGCCCTCGCCCTTGAGAGGATCGCAGATGATAGATCCACAGATGCCCTCATGGATGCCCTGAGATATGAGGAATGGCAGAGAGAATACCCCATACTTGCAGGTGTGAGGGCAGCTGCAGCAAGGGCTCTGGGAAAAATAGGAAACCCCTCCGCCCTTGAACCTCTACTTGGTGCCCTTGATGACCCTGATGATGAAGTCAAAATAGCTGCAATAAGGTCACTCTCAGGGTTCCCATCAGAGGAGTCCATCAGGGCAATTGAAAGATTTGTGGACCATCCTTCAGAGGATATAAGGAGGGTCACCATTGAGTCCCTTGCAGAACTTGACCATGAACTGGGCCTAAGATACGCAGCCAGGGCCCTGGACGACAGCTCATGGATGGTCCGAAAAGCTGCCGCAAAGGTCATGAGGAAATTCGGTGATATAAGGTGCCTTCAGGTCCTCCTGAATAACCTCAATGACCCGGATACAGAGGTCAGGCATCATATACTGCTTGCTGTGGTTAAGATGGGTGAATACGCTGTTGAACCCCTCCTTGACAAACTTTCAGACCCTCAATGGCAGACCCGTGCCATGGTTGTTGAGGCCCTCGGTGAGATAGGATCAAGGAGGGCCGTTTCCCGCCTTAAAGGGATGCTTGCAGGTCGCGGAAGGGATGAGAACCGTTATGTTCGTGGTAAGGTTGCCGAGGCCCTCGGACGTATAGGTGACCCCGAATCCCTTGAGGCTCTCCACATGGCCCTCAAGGACCCATACCTCTTTGTGAGGAGGAAGGCCCGGCAAGCCATTGACATCCTCGACGTTGAACCGGACCTTGAGAAATTCGATGACGGCGAAATCAGCTTCAGGTACCCCCGTTTCTGGAATCTCTTTGAGACACACGCCGGTGACAGGCTCATTGATGCATGGACTGATAATCTCAAAATAGCCATCAAGAGGAGGAGGGCTGAGGGTTTAAATGCCGATGAATTTTCAGAGATCATACTTGAAGTTCTGAACATGAGGGGCTTCCTTAACATATCAAGGAGCAATATAACAGTGGACAGTGAACATGGATACATGTTAAGAGGGGATACCAAGAATGAAAGGATACTGACCTTCATCTTCAAAAAGGGAGGATACATATACTACATCTACTTCAGAGGCCCCATTGAGGAGATGGAGGAATCATATAAATATATAAGGGTGTTCATGAACACCCTTCACATTAAGATCTGA
- a CDS encoding 4Fe-4S binding protein produces the protein MKYDGSICMRCGACVSVCQFEALELEYELIPGDGCIECGDCAAVCPVDAIGCYHEI, from the coding sequence TTGAAATATGATGGATCAATCTGTATGCGGTGCGGTGCCTGTGTTAGTGTCTGTCAATTTGAAGCCCTTGAACTTGAATATGAACTGATACCAGGTGACGGCTGTATTGAATGTGGTGATTGTGCTGCGGTCTGTCCAGTGGATGCAATAGGGTGCTATCATGAAATATGA
- a CDS encoding glycosyltransferase family 39 protein, with protein MITRINRERLYLTLMAILTFIVRLIPSRNFTLAGNDAYIHHDIVMRMVHEGPGIMGHDITSLMGLKAYSYPPLFHLMGYGLYLLFHSELVFFLTCPILGTVTVLVIYKVALEIFEREDVALLSAFLFSMVPSFVTRTSVFIPESMGLLLTSGILYMLVKYIKTVPGYPDIDKFELRGFINLFRGDLSYILGGLTLFIIYVFTHRGWVFLLIALLLLGVTFLTPSFRKRPVEIGLIFLLIGAGVIGFINFAARFQSVPVTILGFPKWMGALQLILGIYGAFMLIRSKNPTHRFLIIWTAAFMIIGTYSFRFRDPYAAIPLSLMAGYAFSEVKDRLYRPDHLKSYFLMKRDITPLLRTGVFAVLLLMPVAQGAAIAYTSVITPTTQQNAAFRWINDKTPADAVFLSKIDDSYPLIGNTHRRDVLLWKTVYEGFMGNPPSLKENTVTRDEVSAIFQSSIPSEVHYLIERNNISYIYLSKATHMNGIGLQVPVDPHFKTCFVSGDVSVYKYIKKPELKSNYSEIAVNGEYGKVVEYIEKFWNGYSYSEVGATAYNDPAEDLEFGNLFKGSYESNAMIAAIYLDMGDSTGNRDLTSRGEYLMEWLSYKQMDNGSFPGGMPPAEYTLTTMQTIYPLMAIRSSKSQEIVDRGLNFVDSQIRGNEINVEPFWKSRALFESEYLQLKTESQVAGMYPSGKQGIVYSVIKKQNSDGSWSSQPYENIEILKGLTLYYLSTNDSRVLDSIKRGSEWLNYHQRPDGSFQGDGEENVYCLAHYADAALVYSVAGDEKSLEKTIAFTEKRGVKNDPTPLKSFLTFIWDMKIIYGEDRAMQLATEIAGT; from the coding sequence TTGATCACTAGAATCAATAGGGAAAGACTCTATCTAACACTGATGGCCATCCTGACGTTTATCGTGAGACTCATACCCAGCAGGAACTTTACACTTGCAGGGAACGACGCATACATCCACCATGATATTGTCATGAGAATGGTTCATGAGGGACCCGGTATTATGGGGCATGATATAACATCCCTTATGGGTCTAAAGGCATATTCATATCCTCCCCTATTCCATCTGATGGGCTATGGACTTTACCTCCTATTCCACTCCGAACTTGTATTCTTCCTCACATGCCCCATACTTGGAACAGTAACCGTTCTTGTTATCTACAAAGTTGCCCTCGAAATATTTGAAAGGGAAGATGTGGCACTCCTTTCAGCCTTCCTCTTCTCAATGGTACCCTCCTTTGTTACAAGGACATCTGTCTTCATACCAGAATCCATGGGTTTGCTGCTCACCTCAGGGATACTCTACATGCTTGTGAAGTACATTAAAACCGTGCCAGGTTACCCTGACATTGATAAATTTGAGCTCAGGGGATTCATCAACCTCTTCAGGGGTGATCTAAGTTACATTCTCGGAGGACTGACTCTTTTCATCATATATGTCTTCACCCACAGGGGATGGGTTTTCCTTTTAATCGCCCTGCTCCTTCTTGGTGTGACTTTTCTCACGCCATCATTCAGGAAACGGCCGGTTGAAATTGGTCTGATATTCCTCTTAATCGGAGCGGGCGTCATTGGATTTATAAACTTTGCTGCGAGGTTCCAGTCAGTTCCAGTTACAATACTCGGCTTTCCAAAGTGGATGGGGGCGCTGCAGCTAATACTCGGGATTTACGGGGCCTTCATGCTCATCAGATCAAAGAATCCCACCCACAGGTTCCTCATAATATGGACCGCCGCCTTCATGATCATAGGAACCTACTCATTCAGATTCAGGGACCCCTACGCAGCCATACCCCTCTCACTTATGGCAGGTTATGCTTTCAGTGAAGTTAAGGACCGGCTGTACAGGCCAGATCACCTTAAGAGTTATTTCCTCATGAAAAGAGACATCACCCCCCTCCTCCGGACCGGTGTTTTTGCAGTTCTCTTGTTGATGCCAGTGGCCCAGGGAGCTGCCATTGCATACACAAGCGTAATAACTCCTACAACTCAGCAGAACGCAGCGTTCAGGTGGATAAATGATAAAACCCCCGCTGACGCGGTTTTTCTATCAAAAATTGATGATTCATACCCCCTGATTGGTAACACCCACCGTAGAGATGTTCTGCTCTGGAAAACCGTTTACGAAGGGTTCATGGGGAACCCCCCATCCCTCAAGGAAAATACAGTGACCCGCGATGAGGTATCAGCCATCTTCCAGTCATCCATACCCTCGGAAGTCCATTACCTCATTGAAAGAAACAACATAAGTTACATATACCTTTCAAAGGCAACGCACATGAACGGTATTGGTCTACAGGTGCCTGTGGATCCTCACTTCAAAACATGCTTTGTATCAGGAGATGTGTCAGTTTACAAGTACATTAAGAAGCCCGAGCTCAAGTCAAATTATTCAGAAATAGCTGTGAACGGTGAATATGGAAAGGTCGTGGAGTACATTGAGAAATTCTGGAATGGGTACTCCTATTCAGAGGTCGGTGCAACAGCATACAATGACCCGGCAGAGGACCTTGAATTTGGAAACCTTTTCAAGGGTTCATATGAGAGTAACGCCATGATAGCAGCTATTTATCTTGATATGGGAGACAGTACAGGGAACAGGGACCTCACATCAAGGGGTGAGTACCTCATGGAATGGCTCAGCTACAAGCAGATGGATAATGGATCCTTCCCGGGAGGTATGCCTCCTGCAGAGTACACCCTGACCACCATGCAGACGATCTATCCCCTCATGGCGATAAGATCATCTAAGAGTCAGGAGATTGTTGATAGGGGTTTGAATTTTGTGGACTCCCAGATAAGGGGAAATGAAATAAATGTGGAGCCCTTCTGGAAATCCAGGGCCCTCTTTGAAAGTGAATACCTCCAGCTCAAAACAGAGTCTCAGGTGGCTGGCATGTACCCATCAGGTAAACAGGGAATTGTATATTCAGTCATTAAAAAACAGAACTCTGATGGCTCATGGAGCTCCCAACCCTACGAAAACATTGAGATACTGAAGGGACTCACACTTTACTACCTCTCCACAAATGATTCCAGGGTCCTGGATTCAATAAAAAGAGGTTCTGAATGGTTAAATTATCATCAGAGACCTGATGGATCATTCCAGGGGGATGGAGAAGAAAATGTCTACTGTCTGGCACATTATGCGGATGCTGCACTGGTCTACAGTGTGGCTGGAGATGAAAAATCACTTGAGAAAACCATTGCCTTCACTGAGAAAAGGGGAGTTAAAAACGACCCCACTCCACTTAAATCATTCCTCACATTCATCTGGGATATGAAGATCATATACGGAGAAGATAGGGCCATGCAGCTCGCCACTGAAATTGCTGGTACCTGA
- a CDS encoding 4Fe-4S dicluster domain-containing protein has protein sequence MLMVMDPARCSGCDDCINACRETHGVARARKGERMPLFCLQCHPEKAPCARICPVGAIREVEGALVVDEESCILCKLCMVACPAGMIVMNTEKKSAEKCTLCMDSDRILPACVEACKENVLKLVSLDDLAELRDRAEFSEILEEAMKIYGKKI, from the coding sequence ATGCTGATGGTCATGGACCCTGCAAGGTGCAGTGGCTGTGATGACTGTATAAATGCGTGCAGGGAGACCCATGGAGTTGCCAGGGCGAGGAAGGGGGAGAGGATGCCCCTCTTCTGTCTTCAGTGCCATCCAGAGAAGGCCCCCTGCGCAAGGATATGTCCTGTTGGCGCCATAAGGGAAGTCGAAGGGGCACTTGTCGTTGATGAGGAGTCATGCATACTCTGCAAGCTCTGCATGGTGGCCTGCCCGGCTGGCATGATTGTTATGAACACTGAGAAGAAATCAGCAGAGAAATGCACACTCTGCATGGACTCAGACCGCATACTGCCAGCCTGTGTGGAGGCGTGTAAGGAGAACGTTCTTAAACTGGTCTCCCTGGATGACCTTGCTGAGCTTAGGGATCGCGCCGAATTCAGTGAGATCCTTGAGGAGGCAATGAAGATATACGGGAAAAAGATCTAG
- a CDS encoding FAD-dependent oxidoreductase, with protein sequence MKYDVVVIGGRVSGSTAAYHAARLGLKVLVLERNPEIGTPVQCAGGVSDTFFKSTGLKPLPEFTCTRIRAAAVNGPLGASILTRNPIVRDISLKESPSTSTLHSGPLKPAPMCLQCPWQRISYSGRAQ encoded by the coding sequence ATGAAATATGATGTTGTGGTTATTGGTGGACGTGTATCCGGTTCAACAGCAGCCTACCACGCTGCCAGGCTGGGCCTCAAGGTGCTGGTACTCGAGCGTAACCCGGAAATCGGGACCCCTGTGCAGTGTGCAGGTGGGGTCAGTGATACATTCTTTAAATCAACAGGTCTGAAGCCACTCCCTGAGTTCACATGCACAAGGATAAGGGCAGCTGCAGTTAACGGACCGCTAGGTGCCAGTATTCTGACAAGAAATCCCATTGTGAGGGATATATCCTTGAAAGAAAGTCCTTCGACAAGTACCTTGCACTCAGGGCCGCTGAAGCCGGCGCCGATGTGCTTACAATGTCCATGGCAAAGGATCTCATATTCCGGGAGGGCTCAGTAG